Sequence from the Lasioglossum baleicum chromosome 9, iyLasBale1, whole genome shotgun sequence genome:
CGCTACATTTGTCGAACACACAAAATGAGTGTCTTAGCGAGTTCAAATATTCGTTGTAAATCCATTGAAAAATGTATCTAAACTTCCGGCCAATTTGTCTCGGATGTTGTATTGTGTTTGAAAGCGAATGAAATTTATTCATTGCATTTGAATGAACCGAAACGATGGTCCCGCCCGGAGCGTCAATAGAAAGTAATCTGTCCGAGcgttcattaatatttaaaaagcgCCACGGCAATTTGTAAGTTTCGAATTGGGTCACGGTCCAATCAGGCAACCGCTAGAATGGAGTGGCAGGCGTCTTGACTTCTGCCCCCTTGCCAAATAATGGTTTAAGAACGATGAATCGGCGTGTAACAAGTTCAACAGGAGTATAGGGATGTTCAACAATAATGTCCAAACCATTAAACACCACCACAGAACCATTTTCTTGCTCGTAGCGATTGCTTTGTGGAGCACTGTCTCCGACAAGACGGAGGGCCACGATGCCACGCCTACTATACTCGTACAGCTATGcttattgttagactgcggatcttttgtagactgatttttatttatttcagacctGTGCAAAGAGGcaactaccactgaaaataagattctatttgacTCCATTTGCTCTTAAAATCCGTCTGCAAAAGTTACAAATTGCTTAAAGATTCGATGTCTACTTATTGTAATAAGTCGAAATACTAGATGatcgcataagttcgtgcccgatttgaaaataaaattcaatggttaaattttaaagaatactacagtattaatcaattatatagtcaccatttttCTACAATTAAAAGGTGCCGTTTgcgatatttatgaaaattgagCACGAACTTGTGCGATCACTTGAATTTGGTAAATTTAATGACTTGAGAGGTTGAAATACCTTGAATATCGTGCACAGAACGTTTCCTTTCGGCCATGGCGCTCGAAAATGACTAACACTACCTGTCCCTGTAACGCGAAGGCGAACACTGATTCGATTTCCAATTCTGTTATCATCTTATGTCTATCGGTTGCTTATCAATCGAGACATGCAAGCCAACAATTAATTCCGTATTTATCGCAGCGATTCGATGAAGATCGAGTTGATTCAGATAGATTGCCGCCAGTTTCGACGCAGCCAAGTCTTGGGGCGAAGATCAAACGATAATCGGCCATCGTCATCGCCACCTCACTACACCGGCGGCAGCGTCGTCATTGACGCGCCATGATCATCATCATAATCGCCGCCGCGAAACACGCTCGATGAATCGCCGCTCATAATTGGTGTCAACGAAGATGACACAACCTCTTATCGGAACAGATACAACGATCCGATAATGCTGCTTGTTCGTTTAAACAAAACTCCGGCCACCTGTATCAGTAAATAAAAGGGATCGTTAGTCGTTGAAATCACGAGAGAACGCTACTGAGTTTAGTCATTCAACATTACGGATGGCATGGACTACTTTTGGATCACGTTCGTTCCCAATCACGGTGATTTTTCACAGTGATTCAGAATTGCGAGTTACATCGCATTCTAATCGAATTTATTAGATAGGTAAGACACGTTTTTCAAACTATCTATTTGCATTTCCTCTAATTGCTAAGTAATATATACATTATtagtattttgtaaaacttcatACATAGCATACACATATACATAAACATAAAAGAAATTGTCTGCACTTTTATAGTAAATAAAcattacaatttcgaaaaatcgaggggaagaattaatattttaatttttaaaatgctGAAATGTAGACTTCCTGAACAAAATGATAACATTACGGCTGTATAAACGggtttaaataataattgaagtGAACGATTGAGTAGACTGGGTTTCAAAAACCGTCTGTTTATATTCGATGTAATTACGCGTCgtatgtatatacaatatatacaatCAATTTGTCGGTTTCGATATCGAGCAATAATTAATCATTCAGCTTCCGGTGGGGTCGTAAGGAGTCGGTGATTTCTATCAACAGCGTTTTAATCGCAGATAACGGtttttaataattatgtttTAGATAAGAACGGAAATCCCACCTAATTGTTGAACCCTCGGACTGGCATCCTGTACAACAATTCGAATCGACCGCTACAATTGCGTGCACATTGAATTTATTCTTCATCTGCAGTGCACTATTCATAAAGCGCATTCCCTCCGCGTTAATTTATGGCTACGAAAGTTAATTAAATTCCACTCCAAGTTTGTCGCCAAATTTACCGACGAAGAGGAACTTCTAGACACCGACCCACCGACCTCTTGTCGGTGTTCTAGAGAATGATGGCGTCTTCTGTGGTAAAATACCGGAACTCTCACATCGTTTAGTACAGAAATATACCAGTGGATGACGTTACGTGTTAATTCTATGGaattattcatatatgtatatgtagataaaaaatattataaattctatCGAACTTCTCTGTTCGGCGATAGCGATGGAAAAAATATCGATTGCTGGTTAGAaacattaatatatttatttcttcttgtttttatttagatttaccataattcattcattataattcattggaatttgttctgcaatTGGAAAATCCGGGAATAGACAAATGCTTACTGTTGTGAACTTTAGCTAATGGAAGGTGTAGAAAAGATTGGTTGACAAGGTAGGTTAACAAaactaaatatatttaaaataaaaggagTTCAGAAGTATGAGAAGAAGTGTCAGAACGGCTAACGCAGCTCTCGTTATCTGGTGGGCCATCGATTTCGGAAGGAACAGGGAGTGGGAACTTTGAAATTAAAtgcctatacatatgtataggatAGGATCGCAGCAACGTTCATTAGGGCAACGATCTAATAAACGGTGCTGCGAGGGAGACAAAGGAATTGGCTAACAGATGTGACATAAAGATAAAAAGGATACGATGGTCCACGAGATAGTAATGACGGGTTTAACGAACTTTCGATATGGCGAGATTTACCTAGTCGGTCGATCACCTCGCCGGTTGTTGTCGAACTCGCACAGCTGATATCGTCGGTGAAGCAAAAACTCTCGAACGCGATCGTTCTTATACCTCACCGCGCTGTCTCATGCAAGAAACGTAAGGATCGAATTGCAGCTCTGAGAAAACTGACTGTTAGTATTTGAACAGTTTCTTTATTAGTTATCCTctagaatttttttcaaaatccaaatattgtctttttaatattataataacatATTCAAGTAATGATTGTTTCGTACGTTTTATCTATCTTTAGCAACATTTTTCAAATATCGTCCCacaatttattttgaataaccATATCGATAGCTATCGATAATTTTCGACGACGATTACCATCGATAACTATCGATAGTGTCATCGGACTTCTCTACCACACTGTCGAATAAACTGAGTCACAACGTCACAACCTGCAACCAGCTGAGGAGTGGGACGCGCTTGATTACACCCGCCCGTACCAGAAGTATAGAGAGAGCAGGCAATATGGGGTTCGATTTGACCCGATTTCAGGGCGAAGTTGACCAGGAACTAATTTGCGCGATATGCTCCGGGGTCCTGGAAGACCCAGTCCAGGTACTGTCTTCCTTTTCGTTGTTGAATGTTTTGAATGCTCTCGATCGGCCTATTTCGTAAGTACGTTTACACGAAACTAACCTCACTTTTTTTTTCCTTTACAATAATACACCGTTTCCGTTGATTAACGCGAACATGCTTCTCGTATCCCGTCAGCAATCGTTGCTTCTCATCGTGTTCAACGTTTCCGCCTACTTTGCCAGTAACAGTTGCCAGAATCTTGAATCTACTCCCGACGCGAAATTTTTGCGACATCCGTACTGTCAAAACGATCGTAACCATCGTCGTGCCTGTTAGAATCGTTTCTTGTTTTCGGTTCGAAGTAGACTGTATTGCTTGTGCGTGTCCATTTTATCGTTCACAACGGTTACCGAAAACGTTTGGTTTCGCTTTAAGAATCGTAGGTGAGCAATATGTTGCAGGCGCCTGAATGCGAGCATACTTTTTGTCGTACATGCATTACCGAATGGATCAAAAGACAGGCGACCTGCCCCTTGGATCGGACACAGATCGACACCACACTGCTCAGAGTAGCACCCAGAATCTTGAGGAACCTGTTGGCACGTCTCTGCATCAGCTGCGACAATGTTACACACGGTTGTCAGGAGATAGTCAAGCTGAACAGCCTGGCGTCACATTTGGAGCAGTGCGAATATAATCCAGACAGGCCAATGCTCTGCGAACAAGGATGCAACGTTGTTATTCCGAAGAACGAGCTGAAGGATCACAATTGCGTCAGAGAGCTGAGGAACATCATACAAACACAGGAACAGAAGCTTACGGACATGAAACGCGAGATGAGCACCCAACAGTTGCAAATAGCAGAGAACAAGAGGGAGATACGCGTGATTCATAATATTCTTAGTTTACTAAAATGTGGAAATCCTACGTCGGGCTTAGCCATATCGAAGCCGGAGGACAGGGAAATCGCGAGGTGGTCTCTTAGTCTCCCACTGGCGAAAGTAAACAGGTGGGGTGGGATGATCTCCACGCCTGACGAAATATTACAGGTAATATTCATGAAAAAACGCTTTTGGAAAAACCAATCTTATAATACTGCAGTAATCCCGCGATCTAAGCGCGACGGAGCTTCCCGATTTAAGTCTGTTCGCTTACCCCTttcacggggggggggggggagcatacgagaagtgtaaacatataACTAATCGAATAACACaacttctttctttttcattattttttgattGGACTTTGAAAATGATACAGaacatgatataattccgatgatataaATCCGAACATGATATAATCGCTTGTACCGGTGCATCGCGACTCTTcgcgtttctttctttcccatacataCGCTGTCCTTTGCATCAAAAACTTTCATCgctcattacacaagtaaatataattggaattatatcatattcggtatcattttcattagaagaaTGTCGCGAatatatgttggtcaaagtccaataaaaaaaataatgaaaaataaacaagttttcgGTGTACTTTTCTACATTCGATATTCGTATCCCTTGACGATCTCTGTCAcagcacagaaccgagaatcggCTTAGATCGGATTACTGTATGTTCCATAAGCAGTGTCCACACCCGCGCTTTTCTAAATACCGCTTTCGTTTCCAGACGATGGTAAAGGGAACTCTTACAAGATCCGACTGTCCGCTTCACGCTATCGACAAGCTGATGGAAAACTGTCACGAGAACAATTGGCCCTCCGGACTGCGCTCCCTTGAAACCAGACAAAAGAATAAGCGATTGTACAGCGGTTACATTTGCAAACGATTACCTGGCAAACAGGCGGTGGTGGTCCTCCATTGCGACAACCAGCATATGCCAGCGTTCATGACTACTCGGCCTGGATTAGTGATGATCTTCGCGCACGGCATCGAGTAATAATTTCACACGGACGCTGCACCGCGCGCCGATGAATATTTTGATGTGCATTTATTTTGTTGTTTGTTAACAATCACCCGTGATTAATCTTCAAAGGAGTATGGGGATATCTTTGTAACGACGCGCAGATACCGGGATATTTTACCAAATATGTCTGTattgtgcatctgtaacgcagGATATCGTTTGAAAAGTATTGAATGCGAGCAAACGGCCGTACAGCCATTTGTGATAAACACGATTGTACAGTTACAATTGCCATGTAACAAATACGTCTAATTGATTGTATCTCGATCGTTACACTGTGATATACTGCAGTAGTGACTCTCGCGGTGCGCAAACTAGTTCAGGGGTTCCGCGAACCTAATTCCCGTTTCTGGCGGGCCCTAGAAACTGGAACTCTCACGAACCAAAATTCGTCTCGTCAATATGGAAATGTGATTTATTATTCGATTATGAACTCGGTATGCTAGAATTTCGGACAGACTGGTAATCGATGGGGAACACGTACCGCGGGGGTCACAAGAGCCGTGCATTATGGAAGCCATTATTGTACTGCATCGACGAAGTTCGTGAAATCGTCTGACAAATAGTCCGTAGCTTTTTCTACTTATCATTCGAACGGTGATAATTATGTACATTTCCGGAAATTCCGATTATTCGCGCACTTTTTCTATGGCGCGACTGTTCGTCGAACGATTTCAGGTACTTTTCTTTTTATACACATAGAAGTCTTTCAGGTATTATAGAAGTGTTTTTTTCTGGCTATAATACCGTGGACGTGTAAGCGACAAAAGAATAGAAATTATCGGTATGCTAATTGATACTATTAAGATTTGAATGTGTTCTAAAACATAAGTCTCGAATGTGTCGAGGAGAGGAATTTTTCTTCTTACTTTCGTAAcgttatttataatagtattCGAATAAAGTATTTCAACGAACACGTACACCGAAAGAAACATATGGAATAACAATCGAGATTTATTTTGAATACCGCCAGTACATTTATTTTTGTTCGCTGTGTATCAAACGTCATCGTCTCATTATCATTTATTTTAGTTCTCGTGAAACCcctaatttaagaaaaatatcTGTTCGTTCGGgttttaataaagaaaatacataGTAGTGATTATTCTAGTTCTTTTCTCGTCTTTGCAC
This genomic interval carries:
- the Elgi gene encoding E3 ubiquitin-protein ligase NRDP1 elgi isoform X3 encodes the protein MLQAPECEHTFCRTCITEWIKRQATCPLDRTQIDTTLLRVAPRILRNLLARLCISCDNVTHGCQEIVKLNSLASHLEQCEYNPDRPMLCEQGCNVVIPKNELKDHNCVRELRNIIQTQEQKLTDMKREMSTQQLQIAENKREIRVIHNILSLLKCGNPTSGLAISKPEDREIARWSLSLPLAKVNRWGGMISTPDEILQTMVKGTLTRSDCPLHAIDKLMENCHENNWPSGLRSLETRQKNKRLYSGYICKRLPGKQAVVVLHCDNQHMPAFMTTRPGLVMIFAHGIE
- the Elgi gene encoding E3 ubiquitin-protein ligase NRDP1 elgi isoform X1 produces the protein MGFDLTRFQGEVDQELICAICSGVLEDPVQVSNMLQAPECEHTFCRTCITEWIKRQATCPLDRTQIDTTLLRVAPRILRNLLARLCISCDNVTHGCQEIVKLNSLASHLEQCEYNPDRPMLCEQGCNVVIPKNELKDHNCVRELRNIIQTQEQKLTDMKREMSTQQLQIAENKREIRVIHNILSLLKCGNPTSGLAISKPEDREIARWSLSLPLAKVNRWGGMISTPDEILQTMVKGTLTRSDCPLHAIDKLMENCHENNWPSGLRSLETRQKNKRLYSGYICKRLPGKQAVVVLHCDNQHMPAFMTTRPGLVMIFAHGIE
- the Elgi gene encoding E3 ubiquitin-protein ligase NRDP1 elgi isoform X2 gives rise to the protein MGFDLTRFQGEVDQELICAICSGVLEDPVQAPECEHTFCRTCITEWIKRQATCPLDRTQIDTTLLRVAPRILRNLLARLCISCDNVTHGCQEIVKLNSLASHLEQCEYNPDRPMLCEQGCNVVIPKNELKDHNCVRELRNIIQTQEQKLTDMKREMSTQQLQIAENKREIRVIHNILSLLKCGNPTSGLAISKPEDREIARWSLSLPLAKVNRWGGMISTPDEILQTMVKGTLTRSDCPLHAIDKLMENCHENNWPSGLRSLETRQKNKRLYSGYICKRLPGKQAVVVLHCDNQHMPAFMTTRPGLVMIFAHGIE